In Fulvia fulva chromosome 10, complete sequence, a single window of DNA contains:
- a CDS encoding Ubiquitin-conjugating enzyme E2 2 — MSTAARRRLMRDFKRMQTDPPAGVSASPIADNVMTWNAVIIGPSDTPFEDGTFRLVMHFEEQYPNKPPGVKFISQMFHPNVYGTGELCLDILQNRWSPTYDVAAILTSIQSLLNDPNTSSPANVEASNLYKDNRKEYTKRVRETVEKSWED; from the exons ATGTCGACAGCAGCACGGAGACGCTTGATGCGTGACTTCAAGCGCATGCAAACAGATCCCCCCGCTGGTGTCAGCGCAAGCCCGATAGCGGACAACGTCATGACCTG GAACGCAGTGATCATAGGCCCATCAGACACACCCTTTGAAGACGGCACCTTCAGACTCGTCATGCACTTCGAGGAGCAATACCCGAACAAACCCCCCGGCGTCAAGTTCATCAGCCAGATGTTCCACCCAAACGTCTACGGCACTGGCGAGCTGTGTCTGGACATTTTGCAGAATAGATGGAGCCCGACATACGACGTAGCTGCGATCTTGACGAGTATCCAGAG TCTACTGAACGACCCCAACACATCCAGCCCTGCGAACGTCGAAGCGAGCAATCTATACAAAGACAACCGGAAAGAGTACACGAAACGAGTGCGGGAGACGGTCGAGAAGAGCTGGGAGGACTAA